In one window of Vanessa atalanta chromosome 10, ilVanAtal1.2, whole genome shotgun sequence DNA:
- the LOC125066981 gene encoding cathepsin L-like isoform X1: protein MRSLAVLLVVVAVVGADSFVDFILDEWKAFKLIHQKSYENEIEELFRMKIYAENKLKIKKHNQLFESGQVTYRLGVNKYADMLQHEFMTMNGFNRTANSGKGTYLLSVGSVNKTPSLRGATYLPPANVAIPELVDWRSLGAVTEVKDQGSCGSCWAFSTTGSLEGQQFRKSNILVSLSEQNLIDCSFAYGNLGCNGGLMPYAYTYIHENGGIDTEESYPYEECVKTCRFDPVNVGAEVVGFMDLPEGDEEILKQAVANVGPVSVAIDASRVSFQLYSSGVYHDEQCSSSNLSHGVLVVGYGTDEEGGDYWLVKNSWGSSWGENGYIKMARNRGNNCGIASFGSYPLV from the exons ATGAGGAGCCTGGCTGTGCTGTTGGTGGTGGTGGCGGTGGTCGGTGCCGACAGCTTCGTCGACTTCATCCTCGATGAATGGAAAGCCTTCAAG CTCATACACCAGAAATCGTACGAAAACGAGATCGAAGAACTGTTCCGTATGAAGATCTACGCTGAGAACAAGCTTAAGATTAAGAAGCACAACCAGCTCTTCGAGAGCGGCCAGGTGACGTACCGACTCGGCGTCAACAAGTACGCGGACATGCTGCAGCACGAGTTCATGACCATGAACGGGTTCAACCGCACCGCCAA TTCTGGGAAAGGCACT TATTTGTTGTCTGTCGGCAGTGTCAATAAGACACCAAGCTTGCGCGGGGCCACGTACTTGCCGCCTGCCAACGTGGCGATACCGGAGCTGGTGGACTGGCGCTCGCTTGGTGCCGTCACCGAAGTCAAGGACCAAGGAAGCTGCGGCTCCTGCTGGGCTTTCAGTACC ACGGGCTCACTCGAGGGGCAGCAATTCCGCAAGAGCAACATCCTTGTCTCGCTGTCGGAGCAAAACCTGATCGATTGCTCATTCGCGTACGGAAACCTCGGCTGCAATGGTGGCCTCATGCCCTATGCCTACACATACATCCACGAAAACGGAGGCATCGACACAGAGGAGAGCTACCCCTACGAGGAATGCGTCAAAACCTGCAG GTTCGACCCAGTTAATGTGGGCGCGGAAGTCGTGGGATTCATGGACCTGCCGGAGGGTGACGAGGAAATACTGAAGCAGGCTGTGGCCAACGTGGGGCCCGTCTCTGTCGCCATTGACGCCAGCCGGGTGTCCTTCCAGCTCTACTCTTCTGGAGTCTACCACGACGAGCAGTGCTCCTCCAGCAACCTGAGTCACGGG GTGCTGGTGGTGGGCTACGGTACAGACGAAGAGGGCGGTGACTACTGGCTCGTAAAGAACTCGTGGGGAAGCTCGTGGGGGGAGAACGGCTACATCAAGATGGCGCGCAACCGCGGCAACAACTGCGGCATCGCTTCGTTCGGCTCCTACCCGCTCGTCTAA
- the LOC125066983 gene encoding procathepsin L-like isoform X4, translating to MKSLAVLVVVVAVVGAESLTNVVRDEWNAFKLEHKKSYKTETEEKFRMKIFVENKLDAEKHNRRFERGQETYRLGTNKYSDLLHHEFVHMIGFNHTANKNLSALKEGLTLRGATFLSPTNLAAPKTMDWRTEGLVTEIKDQGSCGSGWAFSATGSLEGQQFRSSGTLVSLSEQNLIDCSKNYENNGCKGGSVPHAFTYIRDNGGIDTDESYPYEEDDEDKCRYNPRNVGAKVSGFVDLPKGNEKKLMDAVSSVGPVSVTIDASQPSFQKYTTGIYYDSRCSSTRLNHAVLVVGYGYEEVGGDYWLIKNSWGRSWGMLGYMKLARNRDNHCGIASAASYPLV from the exons CTGGAACACAAGAAATCCTACAAAACCGAGACCGAGGAAAAGTTCCGTATGAAGATCTTCGTTGAGAACAAGCTTGACGCGGAAAAACACAACCGGCGCTTCGAGCGCGGCCAGGAGACGTACCGCCTCGGCACCAACAAGTACTCGGACCTGCTGCACCACGAGTTCGTGCACATGATCGGATTTAACCACACCGCCAA CAAAAATTTGAGTGC CCTCAAGGAGGGACTAACTTTGCGCGGCGCTACGTTCCTGTCACCTACCAACTTGGCGGCACCGAAGACGATGGACTGGCGCACGGAGGGCCTAGTCACCGAAATCAAGGACCAAGGAAGTTGCGGTTCCGGCTGGGCATTCAGCGCC ACGGGCTCGCTGGAGGGGCAGCAATTCCGCAGTAGCGGCACCCTCGTGTCGCTTTCGGAGCAGAATCTGATCGACTGCTCGAAAAATTACGAGAATAACGGCTGCAAAGGCGGTTCCGTGCCTCACGCCTTCACTTACATCCGTGACAATGGAGGCATCGACACGGATGAGAGCTACCCCTACGAAGAGGACGACGAAGACAAGTGCAG GTACAACCCCAGGAATGTGGGCGCGAAAGTATCGGGTTTCGTGGACCTGCCGAAGGGTAACGAGAAAAAGCTAATGGATGCCGTGTCCTCCGTGGGGCCTGTCTCTGTTACCATCGACGCTAGCCAGCCGTCCTTCCAGAAATACACCACTGGAATCTACTACGACAGCAGATGCTCCTCCACCAGGCTCAATCATGCG GTGCTGGTGGTAGGCTATGGCTATGAAGAGGTTGGCGGCGACTACTGGCTCATCAAGAACTCGTGGGGACGCTCGTGGGGGATGCTCGGCTACATGAAGTTGGCACGCAACCGCGACAACCACTGTGGCATCGCTTCGGCTGCTTCCTACCCGCTCGTCTGA
- the LOC125066983 gene encoding procathepsin L-like isoform X2 — protein MKSLAVLVVVVAVVGAESLTNVVRDEWNAFKLEHKKSYKTETEEKFRMKIFVENKLDAEKHNRRFERGQETYRLGTNKYSDLLHHEFVHMIGFNHTANELSVGSLKEGLTLRGATFLSPTNLAAPKTMDWRTEGLVTEIKDQGSCGSGWAFSATGSLEGQQFRSSGTLVSLSEQNLIDCSKNYENNGCKGGSVPHAFTYIRDNGGIDTDESYPYEEDDEDKCRYNPRNVGAKVSGFVDLPKGNEKKLMDAVSSVGPVSVTIDASQPSFQKYTTGIYYDSRCSSTRLNHAVLVVGYGYEEVGGDYWLIKNSWGRSWGMLGYMKLARNRDNHCGIASAASYPLV, from the exons CTGGAACACAAGAAATCCTACAAAACCGAGACCGAGGAAAAGTTCCGTATGAAGATCTTCGTTGAGAACAAGCTTGACGCGGAAAAACACAACCGGCGCTTCGAGCGCGGCCAGGAGACGTACCGCCTCGGCACCAACAAGTACTCGGACCTGCTGCACCACGAGTTCGTGCACATGATCGGATTTAACCACACCGCCAA TGAATTGTCTGTCGGCAGCCTCAAGGAGGGACTAACTTTGCGCGGCGCTACGTTCCTGTCACCTACCAACTTGGCGGCACCGAAGACGATGGACTGGCGCACGGAGGGCCTAGTCACCGAAATCAAGGACCAAGGAAGTTGCGGTTCCGGCTGGGCATTCAGCGCC ACGGGCTCGCTGGAGGGGCAGCAATTCCGCAGTAGCGGCACCCTCGTGTCGCTTTCGGAGCAGAATCTGATCGACTGCTCGAAAAATTACGAGAATAACGGCTGCAAAGGCGGTTCCGTGCCTCACGCCTTCACTTACATCCGTGACAATGGAGGCATCGACACGGATGAGAGCTACCCCTACGAAGAGGACGACGAAGACAAGTGCAG GTACAACCCCAGGAATGTGGGCGCGAAAGTATCGGGTTTCGTGGACCTGCCGAAGGGTAACGAGAAAAAGCTAATGGATGCCGTGTCCTCCGTGGGGCCTGTCTCTGTTACCATCGACGCTAGCCAGCCGTCCTTCCAGAAATACACCACTGGAATCTACTACGACAGCAGATGCTCCTCCACCAGGCTCAATCATGCG GTGCTGGTGGTAGGCTATGGCTATGAAGAGGTTGGCGGCGACTACTGGCTCATCAAGAACTCGTGGGGACGCTCGTGGGGGATGCTCGGCTACATGAAGTTGGCACGCAACCGCGACAACCACTGTGGCATCGCTTCGGCTGCTTCCTACCCGCTCGTCTGA
- the LOC125066981 gene encoding cathepsin L-like isoform X3, with protein MRSLAVLLVVVAVVGADSFVDFILDEWKAFKLIHQKSYENEIEELFRMKIYAENKLKIKKHNQLFESGQVTYRLGVNKYADMLQHEFMTMNGFNRTGIRVGVNKTPSLRGATYLPPANVAIPELVDWRSLGAVTEVKDQGSCGSCWAFSTTGSLEGQQFRKSNILVSLSEQNLIDCSFAYGNLGCNGGLMPYAYTYIHENGGIDTEESYPYEECVKTCRFDPVNVGAEVVGFMDLPEGDEEILKQAVANVGPVSVAIDASRVSFQLYSSGVYHDEQCSSSNLSHGVLVVGYGTDEEGGDYWLVKNSWGSSWGENGYIKMARNRGNNCGIASFGSYPLV; from the exons ATGAGGAGCCTGGCTGTGCTGTTGGTGGTGGTGGCGGTGGTCGGTGCCGACAGCTTCGTCGACTTCATCCTCGATGAATGGAAAGCCTTCAAG CTCATACACCAGAAATCGTACGAAAACGAGATCGAAGAACTGTTCCGTATGAAGATCTACGCTGAGAACAAGCTTAAGATTAAGAAGCACAACCAGCTCTTCGAGAGCGGCCAGGTGACGTACCGACTCGGCGTCAACAAGTACGCGGACATGCTGCAGCACGAGTTCATGACCATGAACGGGTTCAACCGCACC GGGATACGTGTAGG TGTCAATAAGACACCAAGCTTGCGCGGGGCCACGTACTTGCCGCCTGCCAACGTGGCGATACCGGAGCTGGTGGACTGGCGCTCGCTTGGTGCCGTCACCGAAGTCAAGGACCAAGGAAGCTGCGGCTCCTGCTGGGCTTTCAGTACC ACGGGCTCACTCGAGGGGCAGCAATTCCGCAAGAGCAACATCCTTGTCTCGCTGTCGGAGCAAAACCTGATCGATTGCTCATTCGCGTACGGAAACCTCGGCTGCAATGGTGGCCTCATGCCCTATGCCTACACATACATCCACGAAAACGGAGGCATCGACACAGAGGAGAGCTACCCCTACGAGGAATGCGTCAAAACCTGCAG GTTCGACCCAGTTAATGTGGGCGCGGAAGTCGTGGGATTCATGGACCTGCCGGAGGGTGACGAGGAAATACTGAAGCAGGCTGTGGCCAACGTGGGGCCCGTCTCTGTCGCCATTGACGCCAGCCGGGTGTCCTTCCAGCTCTACTCTTCTGGAGTCTACCACGACGAGCAGTGCTCCTCCAGCAACCTGAGTCACGGG GTGCTGGTGGTGGGCTACGGTACAGACGAAGAGGGCGGTGACTACTGGCTCGTAAAGAACTCGTGGGGAAGCTCGTGGGGGGAGAACGGCTACATCAAGATGGCGCGCAACCGCGGCAACAACTGCGGCATCGCTTCGTTCGGCTCCTACCCGCTCGTCTAA
- the LOC125066981 gene encoding cathepsin L-like isoform X6, whose protein sequence is MRSLAVLLVVVAVVGADSFVDFILDEWKAFKLIHQKSYENEIEELFRMKIYAENKLKIKKHNQLFESGQVTYRLGVNKYADMLQHEFMTMNGFNRTAKKKSSILRGATYLPPANVAIPELVDWRSLGAVTEVKDQGSCGSCWAFSTTGSLEGQQFRKSNILVSLSEQNLIDCSFAYGNLGCNGGLMPYAYTYIHENGGIDTEESYPYEECVKTCRFDPVNVGAEVVGFMDLPEGDEEILKQAVANVGPVSVAIDASRVSFQLYSSGVYHDEQCSSSNLSHGVLVVGYGTDEEGGDYWLVKNSWGSSWGENGYIKMARNRGNNCGIASFGSYPLV, encoded by the exons ATGAGGAGCCTGGCTGTGCTGTTGGTGGTGGTGGCGGTGGTCGGTGCCGACAGCTTCGTCGACTTCATCCTCGATGAATGGAAAGCCTTCAAG CTCATACACCAGAAATCGTACGAAAACGAGATCGAAGAACTGTTCCGTATGAAGATCTACGCTGAGAACAAGCTTAAGATTAAGAAGCACAACCAGCTCTTCGAGAGCGGCCAGGTGACGTACCGACTCGGCGTCAACAAGTACGCGGACATGCTGCAGCACGAGTTCATGACCATGAACGGGTTCAACCGCACCGCCAA GAAGAAGTCAAGTAT CTTGCGCGGGGCCACGTACTTGCCGCCTGCCAACGTGGCGATACCGGAGCTGGTGGACTGGCGCTCGCTTGGTGCCGTCACCGAAGTCAAGGACCAAGGAAGCTGCGGCTCCTGCTGGGCTTTCAGTACC ACGGGCTCACTCGAGGGGCAGCAATTCCGCAAGAGCAACATCCTTGTCTCGCTGTCGGAGCAAAACCTGATCGATTGCTCATTCGCGTACGGAAACCTCGGCTGCAATGGTGGCCTCATGCCCTATGCCTACACATACATCCACGAAAACGGAGGCATCGACACAGAGGAGAGCTACCCCTACGAGGAATGCGTCAAAACCTGCAG GTTCGACCCAGTTAATGTGGGCGCGGAAGTCGTGGGATTCATGGACCTGCCGGAGGGTGACGAGGAAATACTGAAGCAGGCTGTGGCCAACGTGGGGCCCGTCTCTGTCGCCATTGACGCCAGCCGGGTGTCCTTCCAGCTCTACTCTTCTGGAGTCTACCACGACGAGCAGTGCTCCTCCAGCAACCTGAGTCACGGG GTGCTGGTGGTGGGCTACGGTACAGACGAAGAGGGCGGTGACTACTGGCTCGTAAAGAACTCGTGGGGAAGCTCGTGGGGGGAGAACGGCTACATCAAGATGGCGCGCAACCGCGGCAACAACTGCGGCATCGCTTCGTTCGGCTCCTACCCGCTCGTCTAA
- the LOC125066983 gene encoding procathepsin L-like isoform X3, protein MKSLAVLVVVVAVVGAESLTNVVRDEWNAFKLEHKKSYKTETEEKFRMKIFVENKLDAEKHNRRFERGQETYRLGTNKYSDLLHHEFVHMIGFNHTANLKEGLTLRGATFLSPTNLAAPKTMDWRTEGLVTEIKDQGSCGSGWAFSATGSLEGQQFRSSGTLVSLSEQNLIDCSKNYENNGCKGGSVPHAFTYIRDNGGIDTDESYPYEEDDEDKCRYNPRNVGAKVSGFVDLPKGNEKKLMDAVSSVGPVSVTIDASQPSFQKYTTGIYYDSRCSSTRLNHAVLVVGYGYEEVGGDYWLIKNSWGRSWGMLGYMKLARNRDNHCGIASAASYPLV, encoded by the exons CTGGAACACAAGAAATCCTACAAAACCGAGACCGAGGAAAAGTTCCGTATGAAGATCTTCGTTGAGAACAAGCTTGACGCGGAAAAACACAACCGGCGCTTCGAGCGCGGCCAGGAGACGTACCGCCTCGGCACCAACAAGTACTCGGACCTGCTGCACCACGAGTTCGTGCACATGATCGGATTTAACCACACCGCCAA CCTCAAGGAGGGACTAACTTTGCGCGGCGCTACGTTCCTGTCACCTACCAACTTGGCGGCACCGAAGACGATGGACTGGCGCACGGAGGGCCTAGTCACCGAAATCAAGGACCAAGGAAGTTGCGGTTCCGGCTGGGCATTCAGCGCC ACGGGCTCGCTGGAGGGGCAGCAATTCCGCAGTAGCGGCACCCTCGTGTCGCTTTCGGAGCAGAATCTGATCGACTGCTCGAAAAATTACGAGAATAACGGCTGCAAAGGCGGTTCCGTGCCTCACGCCTTCACTTACATCCGTGACAATGGAGGCATCGACACGGATGAGAGCTACCCCTACGAAGAGGACGACGAAGACAAGTGCAG GTACAACCCCAGGAATGTGGGCGCGAAAGTATCGGGTTTCGTGGACCTGCCGAAGGGTAACGAGAAAAAGCTAATGGATGCCGTGTCCTCCGTGGGGCCTGTCTCTGTTACCATCGACGCTAGCCAGCCGTCCTTCCAGAAATACACCACTGGAATCTACTACGACAGCAGATGCTCCTCCACCAGGCTCAATCATGCG GTGCTGGTGGTAGGCTATGGCTATGAAGAGGTTGGCGGCGACTACTGGCTCATCAAGAACTCGTGGGGACGCTCGTGGGGGATGCTCGGCTACATGAAGTTGGCACGCAACCGCGACAACCACTGTGGCATCGCTTCGGCTGCTTCCTACCCGCTCGTCTGA
- the LOC125066981 gene encoding cathepsin L-like isoform X5, translated as MRSLAVLLVVVAVVGADSFVDFILDEWKAFKLIHQKSYENEIEELFRMKIYAENKLKIKKHNQLFESGQVTYRLGVNKYADMLQHEFMTMNGFNRTIRSILHTPSLRGATYLPPANVAIPELVDWRSLGAVTEVKDQGSCGSCWAFSTTGSLEGQQFRKSNILVSLSEQNLIDCSFAYGNLGCNGGLMPYAYTYIHENGGIDTEESYPYEECVKTCRFDPVNVGAEVVGFMDLPEGDEEILKQAVANVGPVSVAIDASRVSFQLYSSGVYHDEQCSSSNLSHGVLVVGYGTDEEGGDYWLVKNSWGSSWGENGYIKMARNRGNNCGIASFGSYPLV; from the exons ATGAGGAGCCTGGCTGTGCTGTTGGTGGTGGTGGCGGTGGTCGGTGCCGACAGCTTCGTCGACTTCATCCTCGATGAATGGAAAGCCTTCAAG CTCATACACCAGAAATCGTACGAAAACGAGATCGAAGAACTGTTCCGTATGAAGATCTACGCTGAGAACAAGCTTAAGATTAAGAAGCACAACCAGCTCTTCGAGAGCGGCCAGGTGACGTACCGACTCGGCGTCAACAAGTACGCGGACATGCTGCAGCACGAGTTCATGACCATGAACGGGTTCAACCGCACC ATCCGATCCATCTTACAC ACACCAAGCTTGCGCGGGGCCACGTACTTGCCGCCTGCCAACGTGGCGATACCGGAGCTGGTGGACTGGCGCTCGCTTGGTGCCGTCACCGAAGTCAAGGACCAAGGAAGCTGCGGCTCCTGCTGGGCTTTCAGTACC ACGGGCTCACTCGAGGGGCAGCAATTCCGCAAGAGCAACATCCTTGTCTCGCTGTCGGAGCAAAACCTGATCGATTGCTCATTCGCGTACGGAAACCTCGGCTGCAATGGTGGCCTCATGCCCTATGCCTACACATACATCCACGAAAACGGAGGCATCGACACAGAGGAGAGCTACCCCTACGAGGAATGCGTCAAAACCTGCAG GTTCGACCCAGTTAATGTGGGCGCGGAAGTCGTGGGATTCATGGACCTGCCGGAGGGTGACGAGGAAATACTGAAGCAGGCTGTGGCCAACGTGGGGCCCGTCTCTGTCGCCATTGACGCCAGCCGGGTGTCCTTCCAGCTCTACTCTTCTGGAGTCTACCACGACGAGCAGTGCTCCTCCAGCAACCTGAGTCACGGG GTGCTGGTGGTGGGCTACGGTACAGACGAAGAGGGCGGTGACTACTGGCTCGTAAAGAACTCGTGGGGAAGCTCGTGGGGGGAGAACGGCTACATCAAGATGGCGCGCAACCGCGGCAACAACTGCGGCATCGCTTCGTTCGGCTCCTACCCGCTCGTCTAA
- the LOC125066981 gene encoding cathepsin L-like isoform X4, translating into MRSLAVLLVVVAVVGADSFVDFILDEWKAFKLIHQKSYENEIEELFRMKIYAENKLKIKKHNQLFESGQVTYRLGVNKYADMLQHEFMTMNGFNRTAKKNVNKTPSLRGATYLPPANVAIPELVDWRSLGAVTEVKDQGSCGSCWAFSTTGSLEGQQFRKSNILVSLSEQNLIDCSFAYGNLGCNGGLMPYAYTYIHENGGIDTEESYPYEECVKTCRFDPVNVGAEVVGFMDLPEGDEEILKQAVANVGPVSVAIDASRVSFQLYSSGVYHDEQCSSSNLSHGVLVVGYGTDEEGGDYWLVKNSWGSSWGENGYIKMARNRGNNCGIASFGSYPLV; encoded by the exons ATGAGGAGCCTGGCTGTGCTGTTGGTGGTGGTGGCGGTGGTCGGTGCCGACAGCTTCGTCGACTTCATCCTCGATGAATGGAAAGCCTTCAAG CTCATACACCAGAAATCGTACGAAAACGAGATCGAAGAACTGTTCCGTATGAAGATCTACGCTGAGAACAAGCTTAAGATTAAGAAGCACAACCAGCTCTTCGAGAGCGGCCAGGTGACGTACCGACTCGGCGTCAACAAGTACGCGGACATGCTGCAGCACGAGTTCATGACCATGAACGGGTTCAACCGCACCGCCAA GAAGAA TGTCAATAAGACACCAAGCTTGCGCGGGGCCACGTACTTGCCGCCTGCCAACGTGGCGATACCGGAGCTGGTGGACTGGCGCTCGCTTGGTGCCGTCACCGAAGTCAAGGACCAAGGAAGCTGCGGCTCCTGCTGGGCTTTCAGTACC ACGGGCTCACTCGAGGGGCAGCAATTCCGCAAGAGCAACATCCTTGTCTCGCTGTCGGAGCAAAACCTGATCGATTGCTCATTCGCGTACGGAAACCTCGGCTGCAATGGTGGCCTCATGCCCTATGCCTACACATACATCCACGAAAACGGAGGCATCGACACAGAGGAGAGCTACCCCTACGAGGAATGCGTCAAAACCTGCAG GTTCGACCCAGTTAATGTGGGCGCGGAAGTCGTGGGATTCATGGACCTGCCGGAGGGTGACGAGGAAATACTGAAGCAGGCTGTGGCCAACGTGGGGCCCGTCTCTGTCGCCATTGACGCCAGCCGGGTGTCCTTCCAGCTCTACTCTTCTGGAGTCTACCACGACGAGCAGTGCTCCTCCAGCAACCTGAGTCACGGG GTGCTGGTGGTGGGCTACGGTACAGACGAAGAGGGCGGTGACTACTGGCTCGTAAAGAACTCGTGGGGAAGCTCGTGGGGGGAGAACGGCTACATCAAGATGGCGCGCAACCGCGGCAACAACTGCGGCATCGCTTCGTTCGGCTCCTACCCGCTCGTCTAA
- the LOC125066981 gene encoding cathepsin L-like isoform X2 produces MRSLAVLLVVVAVVGADSFVDFILDEWKAFKLIHQKSYENEIEELFRMKIYAENKLKIKKHNQLFESGQVTYRLGVNKYADMLQHEFMTMNGFNRTANVNKTPSLRGATYLPPANVAIPELVDWRSLGAVTEVKDQGSCGSCWAFSTTGSLEGQQFRKSNILVSLSEQNLIDCSFAYGNLGCNGGLMPYAYTYIHENGGIDTEESYPYEECVKTCRFDPVNVGAEVVGFMDLPEGDEEILKQAVANVGPVSVAIDASRVSFQLYSSGVYHDEQCSSSNLSHGVLVVGYGTDEEGGDYWLVKNSWGSSWGENGYIKMARNRGNNCGIASFGSYPLV; encoded by the exons ATGAGGAGCCTGGCTGTGCTGTTGGTGGTGGTGGCGGTGGTCGGTGCCGACAGCTTCGTCGACTTCATCCTCGATGAATGGAAAGCCTTCAAG CTCATACACCAGAAATCGTACGAAAACGAGATCGAAGAACTGTTCCGTATGAAGATCTACGCTGAGAACAAGCTTAAGATTAAGAAGCACAACCAGCTCTTCGAGAGCGGCCAGGTGACGTACCGACTCGGCGTCAACAAGTACGCGGACATGCTGCAGCACGAGTTCATGACCATGAACGGGTTCAACCGCACCGCCAA TGTCAATAAGACACCAAGCTTGCGCGGGGCCACGTACTTGCCGCCTGCCAACGTGGCGATACCGGAGCTGGTGGACTGGCGCTCGCTTGGTGCCGTCACCGAAGTCAAGGACCAAGGAAGCTGCGGCTCCTGCTGGGCTTTCAGTACC ACGGGCTCACTCGAGGGGCAGCAATTCCGCAAGAGCAACATCCTTGTCTCGCTGTCGGAGCAAAACCTGATCGATTGCTCATTCGCGTACGGAAACCTCGGCTGCAATGGTGGCCTCATGCCCTATGCCTACACATACATCCACGAAAACGGAGGCATCGACACAGAGGAGAGCTACCCCTACGAGGAATGCGTCAAAACCTGCAG GTTCGACCCAGTTAATGTGGGCGCGGAAGTCGTGGGATTCATGGACCTGCCGGAGGGTGACGAGGAAATACTGAAGCAGGCTGTGGCCAACGTGGGGCCCGTCTCTGTCGCCATTGACGCCAGCCGGGTGTCCTTCCAGCTCTACTCTTCTGGAGTCTACCACGACGAGCAGTGCTCCTCCAGCAACCTGAGTCACGGG GTGCTGGTGGTGGGCTACGGTACAGACGAAGAGGGCGGTGACTACTGGCTCGTAAAGAACTCGTGGGGAAGCTCGTGGGGGGAGAACGGCTACATCAAGATGGCGCGCAACCGCGGCAACAACTGCGGCATCGCTTCGTTCGGCTCCTACCCGCTCGTCTAA
- the LOC125066983 gene encoding procathepsin L-like isoform X1, which produces MKSLAVLVVVVAVVGAESLTNVVRDEWNAFKLEHKKSYKTETEEKFRMKIFVENKLDAEKHNRRFERGQETYRLGTNKYSDLLHHEFVHMIGFNHTAKSELSVGSLKEGLTLRGATFLSPTNLAAPKTMDWRTEGLVTEIKDQGSCGSGWAFSATGSLEGQQFRSSGTLVSLSEQNLIDCSKNYENNGCKGGSVPHAFTYIRDNGGIDTDESYPYEEDDEDKCRYNPRNVGAKVSGFVDLPKGNEKKLMDAVSSVGPVSVTIDASQPSFQKYTTGIYYDSRCSSTRLNHAVLVVGYGYEEVGGDYWLIKNSWGRSWGMLGYMKLARNRDNHCGIASAASYPLV; this is translated from the exons CTGGAACACAAGAAATCCTACAAAACCGAGACCGAGGAAAAGTTCCGTATGAAGATCTTCGTTGAGAACAAGCTTGACGCGGAAAAACACAACCGGCGCTTCGAGCGCGGCCAGGAGACGTACCGCCTCGGCACCAACAAGTACTCGGACCTGCTGCACCACGAGTTCGTGCACATGATCGGATTTAACCACACCGCCAA GAGTGAATTGTCTGTCGGCAGCCTCAAGGAGGGACTAACTTTGCGCGGCGCTACGTTCCTGTCACCTACCAACTTGGCGGCACCGAAGACGATGGACTGGCGCACGGAGGGCCTAGTCACCGAAATCAAGGACCAAGGAAGTTGCGGTTCCGGCTGGGCATTCAGCGCC ACGGGCTCGCTGGAGGGGCAGCAATTCCGCAGTAGCGGCACCCTCGTGTCGCTTTCGGAGCAGAATCTGATCGACTGCTCGAAAAATTACGAGAATAACGGCTGCAAAGGCGGTTCCGTGCCTCACGCCTTCACTTACATCCGTGACAATGGAGGCATCGACACGGATGAGAGCTACCCCTACGAAGAGGACGACGAAGACAAGTGCAG GTACAACCCCAGGAATGTGGGCGCGAAAGTATCGGGTTTCGTGGACCTGCCGAAGGGTAACGAGAAAAAGCTAATGGATGCCGTGTCCTCCGTGGGGCCTGTCTCTGTTACCATCGACGCTAGCCAGCCGTCCTTCCAGAAATACACCACTGGAATCTACTACGACAGCAGATGCTCCTCCACCAGGCTCAATCATGCG GTGCTGGTGGTAGGCTATGGCTATGAAGAGGTTGGCGGCGACTACTGGCTCATCAAGAACTCGTGGGGACGCTCGTGGGGGATGCTCGGCTACATGAAGTTGGCACGCAACCGCGACAACCACTGTGGCATCGCTTCGGCTGCTTCCTACCCGCTCGTCTGA